The following proteins are encoded in a genomic region of Magnolia sinica isolate HGM2019 chromosome 1, MsV1, whole genome shotgun sequence:
- the LOC131243559 gene encoding auxin response factor 12-like, producing the protein MERVDLAACVNRLPGQPKRQLLTTGWSVFVSAKRLVASDSVLFIWKEKNQLLLGIRCANRPQTVMSVLSSDSMHIGLLAAAAHAATTNSHFTIFYNPRASPSKFVTPLAKYAKAVYHTRVLVGMRFQMLFEIEESSVRRLLFMELEFVQSLVDLCLNLLWEALSRLNFVIR; encoded by the exons ATGGAAAGGGTGGATCTGGCAGCATGTGTCAACCGACTGCCAG GTCAGCCTAAGCGACAACTTCTTACAACTGGATGGAGTGTGTTTGTAAGTGCAAAGAGGCTTGTTGCAAGTGATTCAGTCCTTTTCATCTG GAAAGAAAAGAATCAGTTACTCCTGGGAATCCGGTGTGCTAATCGgccacaaacagtcatgtcaGTTTTATCAAGTGATAGCATGCACATAGGGCTCCTTGCTGCAGCAGCTCATGCAGCCACCACAAATAGTCATTTCACTATTTTTTATAACCCAAG GGCAAGCCCATCTAAATTTGTCACACCTCTAGCCAAATATGCTAAAGCAGTCTACCACACTCGTGTTTTAGTTGGCATGCGCTTTCAGATGCTATTTGAGATAGAAGAGTCAAGTGTGCGTCG gctgtTGTTTATGGAATTAGAGTTTGTGCAGAGTTTGGTGGATCTGTGTTTAAACCTCTTGTGGGAG GCTCTTTCCAGGCTAAATTTTGTTATAAGGTAG